GCGGATGGCGGTCCAGGTACCCAGGTCAGCATCATTGTTTTTCAATTTCCCATAAAGCCGGATGGTATAGGTCCCGGTGCTATTAAAAGCACTGCTGATATCCAGATCCTCTACCCGCTGCCAGCTGGCTTGATTGGCTTTAGTGGTATTGGACCAGAGGGTAACCGTGGAGCCATCCGGTCGCTTCAGGAAAATATAGGCATCCTGGAATTGCGGCTGCAGATTCTTATCATTAAACCAGTTTTTCTTCCAGGCAAAGGATAACCTGAAGGTTCTGCCACCACCCGGGAGATAGGTGACTGGAAAAGATTGTTCCAGATAGCGCGCCCCCTGCCGCTCTTTACCGTTGGCTAAATATCGAAAGCTGCCCCCCAGTGCAGTGATTGTTTTACCGCCATTGATTATGTTGCCACTGTAACCCACCCCATCCCAGGCGGTTGTAAACCCGGAACTCTGGCGGAAACTGCTGTCATTTACAGCAAGCCAGGGGGAGCTGTTTTTAATAAAACTGCTGTTTTGCAAGACATTTTCCGCTGGCGGGATACCGGTTCCCGCCGCAACCCCCGGCGTGCCACCGGTATCAGGCAAAGTTACAGCCGTCATTTCCATATCATTGATCGAATAATTGCCATAACCATCCACTGCTCTGATGGTAAAACTGTAGAGAGTCTGGGCCCGTAACCCTGTTACTGAATAATGATAGGCGGATGAACCTGTCTCCGGGATGACAGCAACAGGTGCCTTATCCCCATTTACATAGATGCGATATTCCGCCACCCCGCGGTCATCAGTAGCTGGCCCCCAGCTCAAATCTACCTGGCTGGAGCTAACGGTTTGGGCCTGGGGACTGGCTACCGTTGTCGGCCGGGTGACATCCGGAGTTTTTATTTCCAGATAGACCTCATCCAGCCAGACTGCCGTCTGCAAGCCATCCTTTTGCTCACCGTTTTCAAGATAAAAGTAAAATCGCAGCTGGTAATTACCGGCTTGAGTTAGATACCCGCCCAGGTCCAGCTCTTCTATCGTATGCCAGGAGTTATCATTACGGCGTAAGCGGTCCGTCCAGATCAGAGTCTGTTTACCATCGGGTAAGCGTAACAGCACCGCCAGATTGTGGGCCAGGGGCATCACATTGCCCTGATAAAATTTTTTCCAGGCAAAACTGAGGCGTCCGGTAGCCCGGGGCTGCTGAACATTAAATTCCTGGTAATAGGTGATAACTCCTTTCCCAGTCTGTGCCTCACTGCTGGCTGCAGTAACTTTTAAGGCACCACCCTGGGCCTGGATTTGCTGCCCGTTATTCTTAATAGTTCCAGAATAACCATCTGCGTCCCAGACAACAGAAAAACCCGGATCAGGTGCAGGATCCCCCACCTCGCTAGACCAGCCTGAAAGGCCGGAAGAAAAAGCACCGTTGGTTATAACTGTATCCGCATTCAATGGCCAATTCAGGAAAAATATTGCTGACATCGCAATCACAAGCAGCCCAATAAATACCTTGTTTCTCATGCTCCCACCAGCTTTTCTCATTTTTGGTGACAGTTCTGACAAACGCCCATATTGTTCAGACGCCGCAGATAACCATAGCCCGAGAAAGAATCCACCGTTCTGGCCCCATGAGCAAAATGACAGGTCAAACAAACCACCCTGGCCTCGGCCGTAACAGGGGGATTGCGACTGGGCTCCGGTGTTAGACTGCCATCATCAGTAAAGGTTGTCCGGTCATCCCCTACTTCTGCCAGATAAACAAACTGGCTAACCGGTATTTGTTCGGGAACCCCACTGCCTGCAGCCCGGTAAACCCGGTAGCCTACTGCATTGCTAATGGGTGCCCAGGCCAAATACACCCCATTATTGACCGTTTCCACCTGGACTATATTCCCCCGGGTGGATTCGCCTAAAGCGTTAAAGGCTGTTACCAGATAATTATAGGTTCCGTTTAATGCGCCTGCCGTTAGGGATGCTGTCTGAATCCGCACTCCCGCGGGAACTCCCTGGGTGGGTAAAGTGGTCAGGAGACCGGGTTCTGGAAAACTGATGCTATAGCCGCCAGTTAAAGGCACATTTACCCGGTGACGCCAGCGGTCTATGCCACCAAAACTGTCACTGCTCATATATTCTTTAAAATCAACGTGACAGGCAGTACAAAAATCCACTATCCCTGACTGATAGCTGATAACCTCCCGACCGGAGGCTGTAGGGAGCGCCCTTCCCGGGCCTGCAATCTGCGCGATCACCCTGATTCCCGTCACCCCATTGACTCTGGTTTGCAAGTTGCGGTGATTATCGGTACCGTGGGGATTATGGCAGGAGGTGCATTTGAGCAGAAAAAGATTGCTGTTATTGCCCGGAATAAAGTTGGTTTGTCCAACCAGATGGGTAGTAGTGTAGCCATATGCGGGATCAAAGCCCCCGGCAGGACTGGCTACCTCAATTACCCCGTTAAAAAAGGTGCCTTTTCTGACATTGTAGTTACTCTGCGTACCATCATGGCAGAGCAAACAGGTATCCTCTACCGTGCTGGCCCGTAGGAGTCGCAGACCCGGACTGCGGTGCAGACTGTGACACCTGCCGCACATTTCCGTGGCTGTGCTATATTTCCCATGAGGAGAAATATAGGCCCAGGCCGGAGTGGTAAAGAGCAAGCAGGCCATTATCAGAATTCCAAGCCTCATCCCCTTCTTATCCCCCCTGCTGAATAAATTGCACGACGCGATTATTTCCTTTATCTATAACCAGTAACCGGTTCCTGGCCCAGGCAATGCCATCAGGCATTAATAATCCGCCTAATTCTTCCGGTACCTCCAACCGCGCTGATAGTTGCAGCTTTTCATCTAAAACAATAACCGTGTTTTGCATCGCCTCTGCTACATAAACCCGTCCCTGTTCATCAACGGTTATACCCCGCGGATTGCTGAACCAGCGTTGTTCTCCGCCGTCCACTATCCGCACCAGTCCGGTAGCAGGATTATATATCAATAAGCGTCCATTTCCCGAATCAGCAATTAGTACCTGACCATTACCCTTAACTGCTAAACCCATGGGAAAGCTCAAAACCCCGGTCATCTGGTCCCCACCAAAAGCCCATGCCAGCCTTCCTTGAGCATCAAAACATTCAATTTCCTGTTTAGCTTTATTTACCACATATAAATTACCCTGATTATCCAGACAGAGGGCAGTAGGAACAAAGGGTTGAGGAGTTTTTAACCTGGCTATACCCTGTGAATTTCCTGCTTGGTCAAAAACCTGAATACGGGCATTTCCCAGTTCCGCTACCCAAATTCGTCCTTGTCGCACTGCAATCCCAACAGGATAATCCAGCTGTCCTGATGCTGAACCATACTGGCCAAAACTCCTCAACTCCCTGCCTTTCTGATCAAAAACCACAACACGATGATGAGCTGAATCAGTAACGTATACTCGCCCATTTTCATCAACGGCAATGCCGCTGGGATAGTGCAATCCCCCCGAGCTGACAGAAAAAAAACCGCTCAATAAAAAACCGGACACATTGTTTCTCCCTACCCGGGGTTGGGCAGAGAAGAAATAGACTAAAAGTAAGCTCCCTAACCCTAATACCAGTAGTCCAATCATTAGATAAACCTGGTTATTCTTTTCTATTTCCCCTCTCAAGGAGCCTTCACCTGGCTTTCGCAAATTAGTACTTCTTTACTAAACATTGTATTATTTTTAGCAAGTAATTAAAATAAATTTTCTGAAAAATAGCTCCATTTTAGCACAATTGTACTATACCCCTACTATTGGTTCCCAGCTCTGGCAATAAAAAAGCTTACCGCCCCCCCTGAAGGGGTTGGTCGGTAAGCCTGGATAACTTTCAGCGCTGGAGCTACAAAATAACCTGAAAGCGTTCTGGTTCAATCCCAAAATCCCGATAATATGTCTGCCAGTCCTCGCACACATTCCCTTCCAGCAACATCAGTAACTGATCTTGCGTGAGCGGGAATCCCGGCACATTTTGCAGAAGGGGGACCAGAAATTTCATTAAACCCACCGGGAGATGAATTTTGTGCAACTTCTTTCCCAGGGCCTCTGCCACCATCTCTAAAATCTTCAGATAAGAAAGGCGCTCCGGCCCTCCTACCTCATAAACTTTATTCAAAGTATGGGTTGTCTCCAGACCGCGGGCAAATCCCTCGGCCACACTGGCAATGGAGACAGGTTGGAGTTGAAAAGAGCCATCCCCGATGACCGGAACCAGGGGAGCCTTACGCACAAGGTCAGCCAGCTGGGCCACAAAATTGGGCCCTGGTCCCCCCTGGCCGAAAATAACAGAGGGCCGGAAGATAGTATAGGCCAGCCCGGATTGCCTGACTATCTCTTCCGCTGCCCATTTGGACTGATGATAGCTGGAAACTGCTCCTGGCCTGGACCCCAGGGCGCTCATATGTAAAAATCGTTTGACCCCGGCTTCTCTGGCCTCTGCTACCACATTGCGGGTACCTTCAACATGAATTCTCTGCATAGTAATATTCCTGCCGGGAATTTCCCGAATGATGCCTACCAGGTGAATTACAGCCTCACAACCAGCCATGCCACCAGGCAGAGAGGCTCTATCAGTTATATCGCCAGCTATTAAAGATAGTTGCGGATGATTTATCCCGGTTTTTCTGGACCTTTGCAGGACTATAACCTCATGCCCTCGCTCCAGCAATTTTTTTACCACAGCAGTCCCGACATAGCCACTGGCACCCGTTACAAAAACTTTCATTTTTTCTCCCTCCACCCAGAAACTCAATAAAAGCCTTCGCCGAAAAGAAAAAATTTCCTGCTGAAGGCCGAAAATTTAAACAAATAAGGGCTTACCGCCTCCAGGAAAATAATGAGTACGGTAAGCCCGAAATTTATCGCCAGGAAATAAGTTCCCTTATTAAATAGCTCCATTTCCACGCTCGCCGGTACGGATGCGCAAAGCATCTTCCACCGGTAATATGAAAATCTTGCCATCGCCAATCCTGCCCTCCCGGGCCGTATCTGCGATTAACTTCACCAGTTCATCCACTTTCTCCGCCGGTACTACCAGTTCTATCTTCACCTTGGGCAACAGATTGATATTGTACTCTGCCCCCCGGTAGACCTGGGTATAGCCTTTTTGCAGACCACAACCAAAAACCTGGGAAACTGTCAGACCCTGAATCCCGAAGCGGTTGAGGGCCTCTTTTACTTCTTCCAGCTTGCTTGGTCGAATAATCGCTTCTATTTTTTTCATTTCTCTCTCCTCCTCACTTCATACCCAGTTGAGAAGACAGGGGGCCGCCCAGAGTAAAATCGGGATAGGCCTCTTCGCCATGCTGGGTCAGATCCAGTCCCGTTACTTCCTCCTCGGCTTCTACCCGTAATGGCAGGAACAGGTTAATTGCTTTCAAAATCAGATACGTCCCGATACCGGCAAATAGGTAGGTCGCCGCCACACTGATAATTTCCGCCTGTAACAAATCAGTCTTGCCGCTGATCAGTCCGCCATCCATGGCAAAAATACCGGTGGCTATAGCCCCCCAGGTGCCACCCAGGCCATGACAACCAAAAGCATCCAGGGCATCGTCATAGCCCAGCTTTTTCTTCAAAATGGCTACCCCGAAGTAACAGACAGCTCCACCGATGGCACCAATAGCCAGGGCTGACAGTACCGAAACAAAACCAGCTGCTGGAGTAATGGCTACGAGACCCGCCACAGCGCCGCTTGCTACTCCTAAGGCCGTGGGTTTACCGTGATGCAGCCATTCCAGAAACATCCAGGCCAGGGCCGCTGCAGCGGCGGCAGTGTTGGTAGTAACCAGGGCCAGAGCCGCGGTAGCATTAGCTCCCAGGGCACTGCCGGCATTAAAACCAAACCAGCCAAACCAGAGCAGCCCGGCTCCCAGTACCGTCATCGGCACCTGGTGCGGTGCCATGGGTTCATGGCCATAACCGCGGCGTTTGCCTAAGACCAGAGCCGCTACCAGACCGGAAACCCCGGAGCTGATATGCACCACCAGGCCACCGGCAAAATCCAGGGCTCCCAGTTTGGCCAACCAGCCACCGCCCCAGACCCAGTGCGCCAGAGGGTCATAAATCAGAGTTGCCCATAACAGGATAAAGAGCAGATAAGCGCCAAAACGCATCCGTTCAGCGATGGCTCCGGAAATCAAGGCCGGAGTAATGATGGCAAACATTAACTGGAATGCCATAAAAACAAAAGCAGGTATACTGGGAGCTATCGGTAGGGTTTTATCAGCCAGTCCCTGCAAACCCAGGTGTTCCAGGCCTCCGATAATCCCCTGCCAGTCAGGACCGAAACTGAGAGTATAGCCGAAAACAACCCATTGTACAGAGATAAGTCCGAGAGCCGCCAGGCTCATCATAATAGTATTGAGCACGTGTTTTTTGCGGGCCATGCCACCGTAGAAGAGAGCCAGTCCTGGAGTCATCAGCATCACCAGGGCTGTAGCCACTAACATGAAAGCTGTATCCCCGCTGTTAATATTCATTGTTCCTCACCCTTTCTGCTATTTGAAAGTGAGGACTTCATTGCCCTTCTACCTCAAAGGCCAGAATAATGGCCTCGGCAATGGCCTTCATTGGCTTGCCTTTATCCATGCTCTGTTTTTGAATGCGCCGGAATGCTTCCTCTTCACTGAGGCCGAAATGTTTCATCAATAACCCTTTGGCCCGATCCACCACCTTTCTGGTTTCCAGTTGCCGTTGCAGTTTATCCAGTTCCCGGTCCAATTCCACTTGCCGCTGATAATTGGCTACCGCCAGAGCCAGAGCAGGCAGCACCTGATTCTCCCCTGCCGGCTTAAGTATAAGGCCAAAAACCCATAAGCCTTTCAATTTTTCAAGGGTCTGCGCTTGAATATATTCTCCCGTCAGCACCATTGCTGCCAGCCGACCCCCATCCAGTTTTTCCACCAGCTCCAGCCCGCCGGCCGGGGGCAAATTGAGATCAACAACAACCAGGTCAGGCAAGGTCTGGCGGATTAATTGCAGGGCTGTCTGGCTGTCCCCTGCTTCCCCCAGCACCTGGTAACCAGCCCGGGACAGGATGCGCACCAGCTCTTTTCTGTTTTTTTCACTGGCATCAGCCAGCACTACCCGCACTCCATACATAAGCCTCCTCCTTTCCGGGAGAAATAAAAAGGCACCTCCTGGGGATATTCTCCCCCTGGAAGCGCCATTGCTTGCCTGCGGTACGCCCTTGCACCGCCTGTATTCCCTGTTATGTTTTCATTATAGCAGAGGATTTCACTCCCGGCAACCCCTGGTCCTCATGTATACTGGATTAAACTTTTTACCAGCTGCCAGGCCTGGTCCCGGTTCTGGATCTTTCCTAGAGCCTGAGCCTCCAGCAGTTCCCTTAGCATGCGGCCGATTTCCGCCCCCTTGATGTGCGGGAAAGCGGCTGCCAGTTCATCCCCTCTCAGCATTGGTTCCGGTTGCCAGCGTTCTTTTTCCTTGAGCCAGGTGTCCCATAAGCCCAAAATAAAGGCCTGGAAAGTCTCCCACTCTTCCTTGTCCGGTTTGTACTTGACTTTTGCCGCCAGGTCCGCTACTGCCAGCACCAGCAGGTCAGGTAAATCCTCTCCCACGTCCCGGTAAAAGCGATACAAAGCCCGGCGGCTGGGCTTGCCTTTTACCGGCCGGGTATTGAAGAGATGCAAAGGGCGCATATGTAAAGCTACCAGCTTTTGGAGCAACTGGGCCTCTCGCCGTCCCCAGGTCAGGCGGCGGACCAGAGGACCGATGAGAGTTGCTCCTTCCCGCTCATGGCCGTAAAAGACAATCCGTCCGCTTTCCCTGGTCATGGCGGTTTTGGGTTTGCCCATGTCATGGAACAGAGCCCCCAGTTTCCAGACCTGGTAACGTTGCCTGGGGTGGCGGGTTAATCTTTCGACCGCTCTCTTTTTTACCACCTCGGCCAGTTCTGCCCCTAACCATTGCTCTGGCTCGGCCAATATCTCTTCCATGATTTCCAGTACCGCCAGGCAATGACGTCCCACTGTCACGGTATGATGGAAATTCTGTTCAGCGGTCATCATTTCCTCCAGCTCCGGCCAAACCTGGTAAAAGAGCCCCCTCGTCTCCAGGTCGGCGGTAATCACGGCCGCCGTCCCCGGCAGGGCAAAGAGCTGACTGATTTCTTCCCCTATTCTTTCCCGGGCCGCCAGGGCCAGCAGGGTTTGTTCCCGGCTCAGCATTTCCTCCAGTTCCGGGGCAAAGGTCAACCCGAAACGGGCGGCAAGGCGCAGGGCCCGCAGAAGCCTCACAGGGTCATCCTGGAAAATGCGAGGATGACAGGGAGCCAGCATCCGTTCCCGCCAGTGCCCCAGCCCTCCCAGGGGATCAATAATCTGGTCCGTCCCTGCCGGATGGCCTGCCTCTGTCAGCGGTAAGGCCATAGCATTAATGGTAAAATCCCGGCGCCGCAGGTCCTGAATCAGACTGTTGCCCTGTCGGGCAGCCAGGTCGATGACCAGTTCGCCAGCAACCACCCGACCGACATCATTCTCTTCATCCAGAGGTACAAAACTGGCTGCCAGCTCATCTGCCAGGCGCCGGGCCAGATTCAGCCCCTGACCGCGGGGGACGACAAAGTCCAAATCCTTGGCTTCAACCCCGGCCAGTAAGTCCCGCACATAGCCCCCTACCAGATACAGCTCCTGCCCCTCGGCCCGGCAACGGCGAGCAAAGGCCCAGACTTGCTCCAGCATTTCAGTCCCTCCTATCGCTTGATGGTTATGGAGGTTATTTCTTTCCTGTCATTGATTTTCAATACCGCATAATCCCCAATTGCAATATCATTAAAGACTGACTTCTTGCCATCGATTTTAATCTCAGCCCCCGGGGCCAGAGTCAGTTTCCCTTCCACTTTTTCGCTGTTATCATCCAGGGCCTGGTCCAAAGTCAGGGTCTTTTGGCGATAATCAATGGTGACAATCTGCCCCTCCACCTGTTTTTCTACTCCATTAGATTCCGGCTGCTTTTCCGGAGTCGCTGTTGTTTCATCCTGGACCACTGGCGGATTTTTCTGCGCATTTGGGGCAGGCTGTTCTGTGCCCGTTGAATCTGTAGTTATATTCTGCTCAGCTGCTTGCCAGGGCCATTGCCCGGTAAGATAAAACCGCGTCGCAGCACCACCGGTCAATCCAGCCAGAGCCATGACCACCAGCCAGATAATAAAGGTTTTTCTTTTCACAGTTGTGATAGCCTCCCTATCATAATCTGTCGCAACTGCTCCATTTTCTCCGGATCCAGCTGCCGCCCCAGCGCCGGGGTCTCCCAGAACCGGCGGGGCACGGTGATCTGTTCCAGTTTAAATCCTAACTGACGCTTCAGTACCATTTTTTCTCTATATATCTCCCGGCCCAGTTGTCTGAGCTGCTCTTCAGTCCACTCATAACCCAGTGCCTTAAGTCCCTCGGCTACTGTGGCCAGGTCATAAACCTTACGAGCGAAGAGGCAAATAACCAGGGAGTTAAGGGTGTTGCGGATTTCCTCCTCCTGAATGATAGCATCTACCAGTTCTTCCGGAGTCCGGTCCTTTCGCTCCTGGTCAATAGCATAGCCGCCATTGTCCAGGTGGGAGTGACGGGCGCCAAACGCCTGGCCCAGGATATTAGCATAGCCGGTATGATAACCTGCCACTTCGTTTTTGCCCAGCACACAGGCAAACTCAGTCCCGCCATAACGTTCCGCTGCCAGCCAGGTGCCCTGGGCCAGGGTGCGATAGAATTCATTGGGCTGTTTAATCAGGTAATCCATGGCCTGTAAATAGGGCTCCGGCTGACCAAATGCCAGATGGGTAAGCAACTCCTCTTCTCCGATTAACCCTTTTTCCTGGGCCTCAGTTGCCCAGGCCAGTGCCACCCCGGTGGAAATGGAATCCAGGCCATAGAGCTCGGTCCGCTCAATCAAGGCATAAACATGGCGGTGGTCAGTTAATCCCAGCATAGTACCCAGGGCATAGACCAGTTCGTGGTCATAAGAAACCGCTACTGACTCATATTCATAGCCTTCAGCAAACTGTCGGCGATGAATACCGATATGAATGCAGCCTACCGGACAGCCGGCACAGGCGATTTTGCGGATCAGAGTCTCCTGGGCAAAAGTTTCCCCGCTCAGATTAAGGGCTTCCGGATAGGAAGAAGCCTGCAGGTTGCGAACCGGCAAGCCCCCCATTTCATTCAGGGGCTCCACATTGCCCGTCGTCCCCAGACCGTGGTATTTTTCCATAATATCGGTTTCCACTACTTTTCTGAAAATCTTGCTATAGACCCGTTGATACTCCTGGGGCCTGGCAATGGGATAATTGTGATCACCATGAACTACAATGGCTTTTAAATTCTTGCTGCCAAAAACCGCTCCGAGTCCCAGTCGGCCAAAATGGCGATAGGTA
The genomic region above belongs to Carboxydocella sporoproducens DSM 16521 and contains:
- a CDS encoding cytochrome c3 family protein → MRLGILIMACLLFTTPAWAYISPHGKYSTATEMCGRCHSLHRSPGLRLLRASTVEDTCLLCHDGTQSNYNVRKGTFFNGVIEVASPAGGFDPAYGYTTTHLVGQTNFIPGNNSNLFLLKCTSCHNPHGTDNHRNLQTRVNGVTGIRVIAQIAGPGRALPTASGREVISYQSGIVDFCTACHVDFKEYMSSDSFGGIDRWRHRVNVPLTGGYSISFPEPGLLTTLPTQGVPAGVRIQTASLTAGALNGTYNYLVTAFNALGESTRGNIVQVETVNNGVYLAWAPISNAVGYRVYRAAGSGVPEQIPVSQFVYLAEVGDDRTTFTDDGSLTPEPSRNPPVTAEARVVCLTCHFAHGARTVDSFSGYGYLRRLNNMGVCQNCHQK
- a CDS encoding P-II family nitrogen regulator, with the protein product MKKIEAIIRPSKLEEVKEALNRFGIQGLTVSQVFGCGLQKGYTQVYRGAEYNINLLPKVKIELVVPAEKVDELVKLIADTAREGRIGDGKIFILPVEDALRIRTGERGNGAI
- a CDS encoding SMP-30/gluconolactonase/LRE family protein; the protein is MRGEIEKNNQVYLMIGLLVLGLGSLLLVYFFSAQPRVGRNNVSGFLLSGFFSVSSGGLHYPSGIAVDENGRVYVTDSAHHRVVVFDQKGRELRSFGQYGSASGQLDYPVGIAVRQGRIWVAELGNARIQVFDQAGNSQGIARLKTPQPFVPTALCLDNQGNLYVVNKAKQEIECFDAQGRLAWAFGGDQMTGVLSFPMGLAVKGNGQVLIADSGNGRLLIYNPATGLVRIVDGGEQRWFSNPRGITVDEQGRVYVAEAMQNTVIVLDEKLQLSARLEVPEELGGLLMPDGIAWARNRLLVIDKGNNRVVQFIQQGG
- a CDS encoding complex I NDUFA9 subunit family protein translates to MKVFVTGASGYVGTAVVKKLLERGHEVIVLQRSRKTGINHPQLSLIAGDITDRASLPGGMAGCEAVIHLVGIIREIPGRNITMQRIHVEGTRNVVAEAREAGVKRFLHMSALGSRPGAVSSYHQSKWAAEEIVRQSGLAYTIFRPSVIFGQGGPGPNFVAQLADLVRKAPLVPVIGDGSFQLQPVSIASVAEGFARGLETTHTLNKVYEVGGPERLSYLKILEMVAEALGKKLHKIHLPVGLMKFLVPLLQNVPGFPLTQDQLLMLLEGNVCEDWQTYYRDFGIEPERFQVIL
- a CDS encoding ammonium transporter, which produces MNINSGDTAFMLVATALVMLMTPGLALFYGGMARKKHVLNTIMMSLAALGLISVQWVVFGYTLSFGPDWQGIIGGLEHLGLQGLADKTLPIAPSIPAFVFMAFQLMFAIITPALISGAIAERMRFGAYLLFILLWATLIYDPLAHWVWGGGWLAKLGALDFAGGLVVHISSGVSGLVAALVLGKRRGYGHEPMAPHQVPMTVLGAGLLWFGWFGFNAGSALGANATAALALVTTNTAAAAAALAWMFLEWLHHGKPTALGVASGAVAGLVAITPAAGFVSVLSALAIGAIGGAVCYFGVAILKKKLGYDDALDAFGCHGLGGTWGAIATGIFAMDGGLISGKTDLLQAEIISVAATYLFAGIGTYLILKAINLFLPLRVEAEEEVTGLDLTQHGEEAYPDFTLGGPLSSQLGMK
- a CDS encoding HD domain-containing protein, whose translation is MLEQVWAFARRCRAEGQELYLVGGYVRDLLAGVEAKDLDFVVPRGQGLNLARRLADELAASFVPLDEENDVGRVVAGELVIDLAARQGNSLIQDLRRRDFTINAMALPLTEAGHPAGTDQIIDPLGGLGHWRERMLAPCHPRIFQDDPVRLLRALRLAARFGLTFAPELEEMLSREQTLLALAARERIGEEISQLFALPGTAAVITADLETRGLFYQVWPELEEMMTAEQNFHHTVTVGRHCLAVLEIMEEILAEPEQWLGAELAEVVKKRAVERLTRHPRQRYQVWKLGALFHDMGKPKTAMTRESGRIVFYGHEREGATLIGPLVRRLTWGRREAQLLQKLVALHMRPLHLFNTRPVKGKPSRRALYRFYRDVGEDLPDLLVLAVADLAAKVKYKPDKEEWETFQAFILGLWDTWLKEKERWQPEPMLRGDELAAAFPHIKGAEIGRMLRELLEAQALGKIQNRDQAWQLVKSLIQYT
- a CDS encoding aldehyde ferredoxin oxidoreductase family protein, coding for MFNQGGMRVLTIDLSRRKIAIERRQDLLNWLGGVGVATQLLKEHLKPELDPFHPDQPIILAIGPMSTVYPVVTKAVAMFKSPLTGELGESYAGLRIAMAMRFAGYDAIVIKGKAESPAYLTITPHQVDFNDARALWGLSTEETGRLLRQLSPGKGHRSTLRIGQAGEKLVAYAGVNVDTYRHFGRLGLGAVFGSKNLKAIVVHGDHNYPIARPQEYQRVYSKIFRKVVETDIMEKYHGLGTTGNVEPLNEMGGLPVRNLQASSYPEALNLSGETFAQETLIRKIACAGCPVGCIHIGIHRRQFAEGYEYESVAVSYDHELVYALGTMLGLTDHRHVYALIERTELYGLDSISTGVALAWATEAQEKGLIGEEELLTHLAFGQPEPYLQAMDYLIKQPNEFYRTLAQGTWLAAERYGGTEFACVLGKNEVAGYHTGYANILGQAFGARHSHLDNGGYAIDQERKDRTPEELVDAIIQEEEIRNTLNSLVICLFARKVYDLATVAEGLKALGYEWTEEQLRQLGREIYREKMVLKRQLGFKLEQITVPRRFWETPALGRQLDPEKMEQLRQIMIGRLSQL
- a CDS encoding ANTAR domain-containing response regulator is translated as MYGVRVVLADASEKNRKELVRILSRAGYQVLGEAGDSQTALQLIRQTLPDLVVVDLNLPPAGGLELVEKLDGGRLAAMVLTGEYIQAQTLEKLKGLWVFGLILKPAGENQVLPALALAVANYQRQVELDRELDKLQRQLETRKVVDRAKGLLMKHFGLSEEEAFRRIQKQSMDKGKPMKAIAEAIILAFEVEGQ